A part of Drosophila ananassae strain 14024-0371.13 chromosome 2R, ASM1763931v2, whole genome shotgun sequence genomic DNA contains:
- the LOC6493675 gene encoding mitochondrial dicarboxylate carrier isoform X2: MFDDLRINGSLGVECADNPGVKSPRWWFGGVSSSVVATVMAPLDIVKTHMQTQSQKRDILETARRIFERRGFVGFYDGFSAAVLHQMTSMNIRFSVYEAGRQYHFVEDDSYLGKLLLGLVAGACGSISGIPADLINVRMQTDMKNAEHLRHNYKHIFDALVRIPREEGFLALYKGGSVATLKASLGTCSQISSYDIIKTEMRHRLDMHDSVPLHFFSSLVTSVISSTLTHPLDVMKTLMMSGRPGQYETLSQAAQHMMRFGYIGPFRGLLPTMVRKGPATVMLFVMYEQLRLNFGKCSMGGMKMK, encoded by the exons ATGTTTGATGACCTTCGAATAAACGGATCGTTGGGAGTTGAATGCGCCGACAATCCCGGAGTAAAGTCGCCCCGCTGGTGGTTCGGTGGCGTCTCCTCCTCGGTAGTTGCCACCGTTATGGCCCCCCTCGACATTGTGAAGACCCACATGCAGACCCAAAGTCAGAAGCGCGATATTTTGGAAACCGCCCGGAGAATTTTTGAGAGGCGAG GTTTCGTTGGTTTTTACGATGGCTTCTCGGCGGCTGTTCTGCATCAGATGACATCGATGAACATCCGATTTTCAGTTTACGAGGCCGGCCGGCAATACCACTTCGTTGAGGATGACTCCTACCTTGGTAAACTTCTTTTAGGCCTTGTGGCTGGGGCCTGTGGATCAATTTCCGGGATACCAGCTGATCTGATCAACGTTCGGATGCAAACGGACATGAAAAATGCCGAACATTTGCGTCACAA TTACAAGCACATCTTTGATGCCCTGGTGAGAATTCCCAGAGAAGAGGGCTTTTTGGCGCTATACAAGGGTGGATCGGTGGCAACTCTCAAGGCGTCATTGGGAACTTGCTCACAAATATCCTCCTATGACATT ATCAAAACGGAAATGAGACATCGGCTTGATATGCATGATAGCGTCCCCCTGCACTTTTTCAGTTCGCTGGTGACCTCCGTAATTTCATCCACTCTGACCCATCCACTGGACGTGATGAAGACCCTAATGATGAGCGGGAGGCCAGGTCAATACGAAACATTATCGCAAGCCGCTCAGCACATGATGCGCTTTGGGTATATTGGACCATTTCGGGGTCTGCTTCCTACAATGGTGCGCAAGGGGCCCGCCACTGTAATGCTATTTGTGATGTACGAACAGTTAAGACTTAATTTTGGAAAATGCAGCATGGGAGGTATGAAAATGAAGTAA
- the LOC6506278 gene encoding mitochondrial dicarboxylate carrier, translating into MVVDIEKRGLITNMEWAIKRHGFFSLYDGMTAQLMRQLTYSTLRFHLYQMGKQRFDDSRYFQKCLLATFSGGIASSVGIPTELVNTRMHIDRALPKDQRRNYRHVFHGLYRVWSDEGFSALYKGGLFSIMRSSLVTVGQIASYDQAKEFYMRSFHFKHDQTELHVISSVTAAFIYGPLIQPIENFRTLQMTSSGNMSAYFRHLIHFGKRGLFRGLVPCLLRTVPNAIIMFLLFEQFRVRFGNRY; encoded by the exons ATGGTGGTCGATATAGAAAAGCGTGGGTTGATTACCAATATGGAATGGGCTATTAAAAGACATG GCTTCTTTTCCCTGTATGATGGCATGACTGCGCAGCTAATGAGGCAGCTTACCTACTCGACGCTGCGGTTCCACTTGTATCAGATGGGAAAGCAGCGGTTCGATGATTCCAGATACTTTCAAAAGTGCCTATTGGCCACATTTTCGGGAGGCATAGCCAGTTCTGTGGGAATTCCCACCGAGTTAGTCAATACCAGAATGCATATAGATAGAGCCCTACCAAAGGATCAGAGACGGAACTACCGCCACGTTTTTCATGGGTTGTATCGTGTTTGGAGTGACGAGGGATTCTCGGCACTGTACAAGGGCGGTCTCTTCTCAATAATGCGTTCTTCGCTGGTCACCGTTGGCCAGATCGCATCCTATGATCAG GCCAAGGAGTTCTACATGCGATCCTTTCATTTCAAACACGATCAAACAGAGCTGCACGTGATTAGCTCTGTGACTGCTGCCTTTATATACGGACCACTGATCCAGCCAATCGAAAACTTTCGGACCCTTCAAATGACCAGCTCCGGAAATATGTCGGCGTACTTCCGGCATTTAATCCACTTCGGGAAGCGAGGACTTTTTCGGGGATTGGTGCCTTGTTTGCTGCGAACAGTGCCGAATGCGATCATTATGTTTTTACTCTTCGAACAGTTTCGTGTACGTTTTGGAAATAGGTATTAG
- the LOC6493675 gene encoding mitochondrial dicarboxylate carrier isoform X4: MFDDLRINGSLGVECADNPGVKSPRWWFGGVSSSVVATVMAPLDIVKTHMQTQSQKRDILETARRIFERRGFVGFYDGFSAAVLHQMTSMNIRFSVYEAGRQYHFVEDDSYLGKLLLGLVAGACGSISGIPADLINVRMQTDMKNAEHLRHNYKHIFDALVRIPREEGFLALYKGGSVATLKASLGTCSQISSYDIFLYFYPF, encoded by the exons ATGTTTGATGACCTTCGAATAAACGGATCGTTGGGAGTTGAATGCGCCGACAATCCCGGAGTAAAGTCGCCCCGCTGGTGGTTCGGTGGCGTCTCCTCCTCGGTAGTTGCCACCGTTATGGCCCCCCTCGACATTGTGAAGACCCACATGCAGACCCAAAGTCAGAAGCGCGATATTTTGGAAACCGCCCGGAGAATTTTTGAGAGGCGAG GTTTCGTTGGTTTTTACGATGGCTTCTCGGCGGCTGTTCTGCATCAGATGACATCGATGAACATCCGATTTTCAGTTTACGAGGCCGGCCGGCAATACCACTTCGTTGAGGATGACTCCTACCTTGGTAAACTTCTTTTAGGCCTTGTGGCTGGGGCCTGTGGATCAATTTCCGGGATACCAGCTGATCTGATCAACGTTCGGATGCAAACGGACATGAAAAATGCCGAACATTTGCGTCACAA TTACAAGCACATCTTTGATGCCCTGGTGAGAATTCCCAGAGAAGAGGGCTTTTTGGCGCTATACAAGGGTGGATCGGTGGCAACTCTCAAGGCGTCATTGGGAACTTGCTCACAAATATCCTCCTATGACATT tttctttatttttatccaTTTTAA
- the LOC6493675 gene encoding mitochondrial dicarboxylate carrier isoform X1, whose translation MFDDLRINGSLGVECADNPGVKSPRWWFGGVSSSVVATVMAPLDIVKTHMQTQSQKRDILETARRIFERRGFVGFYDGFSAAVLHQMTSMNIRFSVYEAGRQYHFVEDDSYLGKLLLGLVAGACGSISGIPADLINVRMQTDMKNAEHLRHNYKHIFDALVRIPREEGFLALYKGGSVATLKASLGTCSQISSYDIIKTEMRHRLDMHDSVPLHFFSSLVTSVISSTLTHPLDVMKTLMMSGRPGQYETLSQAAQHMMRFGYIGPFRGLLPTMVRKGPATVMLFVMYEQLRLNFGKCSMGEGTDEAYKPRSSV comes from the exons ATGTTTGATGACCTTCGAATAAACGGATCGTTGGGAGTTGAATGCGCCGACAATCCCGGAGTAAAGTCGCCCCGCTGGTGGTTCGGTGGCGTCTCCTCCTCGGTAGTTGCCACCGTTATGGCCCCCCTCGACATTGTGAAGACCCACATGCAGACCCAAAGTCAGAAGCGCGATATTTTGGAAACCGCCCGGAGAATTTTTGAGAGGCGAG GTTTCGTTGGTTTTTACGATGGCTTCTCGGCGGCTGTTCTGCATCAGATGACATCGATGAACATCCGATTTTCAGTTTACGAGGCCGGCCGGCAATACCACTTCGTTGAGGATGACTCCTACCTTGGTAAACTTCTTTTAGGCCTTGTGGCTGGGGCCTGTGGATCAATTTCCGGGATACCAGCTGATCTGATCAACGTTCGGATGCAAACGGACATGAAAAATGCCGAACATTTGCGTCACAA TTACAAGCACATCTTTGATGCCCTGGTGAGAATTCCCAGAGAAGAGGGCTTTTTGGCGCTATACAAGGGTGGATCGGTGGCAACTCTCAAGGCGTCATTGGGAACTTGCTCACAAATATCCTCCTATGACATT ATCAAAACGGAAATGAGACATCGGCTTGATATGCATGATAGCGTCCCCCTGCACTTTTTCAGTTCGCTGGTGACCTCCGTAATTTCATCCACTCTGACCCATCCACTGGACGTGATGAAGACCCTAATGATGAGCGGGAGGCCAGGTCAATACGAAACATTATCGCAAGCCGCTCAGCACATGATGCGCTTTGGGTATATTGGACCATTTCGGGGTCTGCTTCCTACAATGGTGCGCAAGGGGCCCGCCACTGTAATGCTATTTGTGATGTACGAACAGTTAAGACTTAATTTTGGAAAATGCAGCATGGGAG AGGGAACAGATGAAGCCTACAAGCCTCGTTCTAGTGTCTGA
- the LOC6493675 gene encoding mitochondrial dicarboxylate carrier isoform X3: MFDDLRINGSLGVECADNPGVKSPRWWFGGVSSSVVATVMAPLDIVKTHMQTQSQKRDILETARRIFERRGFVGFYDGFSAAVLHQMTSMNIRFSVYEAGRQYHFVEDDSYLGKLLLGLVAGACGSISGIPADLINVRMQTDMKNAEHLRHNYKHIFDALVRIPREEGFLALYKGGSVATLKASLGTCSQISSYDIIKTEMRHRLDMHDSVPLHFFSSLVTSVISSTLTHPLDVMKTLMMSGRPGQYETLSQAAQHMMRFGYIGPFRGLLPTMVRKGPATVMLFVMYEQLRLNFGKCSMGD; this comes from the exons ATGTTTGATGACCTTCGAATAAACGGATCGTTGGGAGTTGAATGCGCCGACAATCCCGGAGTAAAGTCGCCCCGCTGGTGGTTCGGTGGCGTCTCCTCCTCGGTAGTTGCCACCGTTATGGCCCCCCTCGACATTGTGAAGACCCACATGCAGACCCAAAGTCAGAAGCGCGATATTTTGGAAACCGCCCGGAGAATTTTTGAGAGGCGAG GTTTCGTTGGTTTTTACGATGGCTTCTCGGCGGCTGTTCTGCATCAGATGACATCGATGAACATCCGATTTTCAGTTTACGAGGCCGGCCGGCAATACCACTTCGTTGAGGATGACTCCTACCTTGGTAAACTTCTTTTAGGCCTTGTGGCTGGGGCCTGTGGATCAATTTCCGGGATACCAGCTGATCTGATCAACGTTCGGATGCAAACGGACATGAAAAATGCCGAACATTTGCGTCACAA TTACAAGCACATCTTTGATGCCCTGGTGAGAATTCCCAGAGAAGAGGGCTTTTTGGCGCTATACAAGGGTGGATCGGTGGCAACTCTCAAGGCGTCATTGGGAACTTGCTCACAAATATCCTCCTATGACATT ATCAAAACGGAAATGAGACATCGGCTTGATATGCATGATAGCGTCCCCCTGCACTTTTTCAGTTCGCTGGTGACCTCCGTAATTTCATCCACTCTGACCCATCCACTGGACGTGATGAAGACCCTAATGATGAGCGGGAGGCCAGGTCAATACGAAACATTATCGCAAGCCGCTCAGCACATGATGCGCTTTGGGTATATTGGACCATTTCGGGGTCTGCTTCCTACAATGGTGCGCAAGGGGCCCGCCACTGTAATGCTATTTGTGATGTACGAACAGTTAAGACTTAATTTTGGAAAATGCAGCATGGGAG attAA